The Pyrus communis chromosome 14, drPyrComm1.1, whole genome shotgun sequence sequence CGTTGTTCTGTCGGAATCGGAGATTGTCACGGTTGGCCCGGCTGATGTCAGATAGCCCGGCATCTGGGTCTGTCGATTTTGAGCCGGTCTCTTGCCTGGCTTAGGCTGAGTGCCAGCCTATCTGCTGGGTTGGAGGGGAAAGCCTGGGTGTCGGGCCATTTTTTTGGCTGGGTGGCGGCCTATCAGTGccccggtggaactgctctgaattaagaagaagatgcaacacaaaagaagaagatagaggaaagaaagaagaaaattgaagcAACATCAGCAGAGGAGATCATTGAGAAACAAAATGCTAATCTACAAACCATTTCTTTCCCAAACCAGTAGGGGTCAAGACAAAAAAACAAGAGGGAAAACTTTGGGTTATCGGGGTCAAGTGAGTTCAATGACCCCAGTGTGGCTCCACTAGTGTGCATGGGCAATGTGAACCTCATGCACGTCCCATACAGACTTAGTTGATCATTTTATGGTTTTCTAATACAAGATTGATGGAAGTATGTATTAGTATACTAAAATACGATAACATCGTGTGATCATTAATCAGTTCACCAAATATAATCTGAAAATTATTATGCGATACTAAAATGCCATAACATCTCATAATCATTAATTAGTTCACGCGTAATAAGAACATAAATAAGAGAGTTGATATTTTCGCTTTTTAGGATATAGTCTCAGATTatgaataaatatttatttatgtcaTAACATATGGATATATTATACTTGCGTATAATAACCAAACTCTAATGACCTACATTCCTCATCATGAAGGGTTCATAAACGTTGTTAGAAAATTTGAGCTTCTTACCATTACTCCTAATGCTGATTGTTAATGCTTGTGGTTCCCCTTTTATTCCAGAGTTTGAGATTGGATTACGTCACAAATGCAAGGATAGATCACATAACGTCGATCAACAGCAAGAACCTCCACATCGGCCTTTTCGCAAGCCACGACATAACAATTAGCAGCATCAACATATCAGCCCCCGCTAACAGCCCCAACACCGACGGAATCCACCTCGGTTTGTCACAAAACATCCAAATCTTGGACGCAGCGATCGCCACCGGCGATGACTGTATAAGCTTCAGCACTGGAACAAACAACGTCAACATCAGCGGCGTTCACTGCGGTCCAGGCCACGGAATAAGCATCGGAAGCCTTGGCAAGATAGTTGGTGACAATGTTTCTTTTGTGGACATAAGAAACTGCACCTTCTTTGGTACTCAAAATGGAGTGAGGATCAAAACATGGGCTCCCTCTGAACCAGGCCTTGTGTCACATATTACCTTCGAGCAAATTCAAGTCGATCAGGTCAAAAACCCCGTCAT is a genomic window containing:
- the LOC137715616 gene encoding polygalacturonase-like; protein product: MLVVPLLFQSLRLDYVTNARIDHITSINSKNLHIGLFASHDITISSINISAPANSPNTDGIHLGLSQNIQILDAAIATGDDCISFSTGTNNVNISGVHCGPGHGISIGSLGKIVGDNVSFVDIRNCTFFGTQNGVRIKTWAPSEPGLVSHITFEQIQVDQVKNPVIIDQQYCPSRICDPEVYSRVQIEEVRFSNIWGTSITQNVVNLKCSKATPCQKIGLNDINLTYSGREGPAQSTCSNADVRISGRQNPPACTGKDKALG